In Flavobacterium gelatinilyticum, a genomic segment contains:
- a CDS encoding carboxymuconolactone decarboxylase family protein: MQKRLNIKQAAPDALKAMIGLESYLSKISISKTAKELIKIRASQINGCAYCINIHTQDAVKNGESNQRIFLLSAWREAGDIFTAEEKAVLAVTEEITLIHENGLTDETYSKALLYFSENQIADIITAVITINLWNRVVLSTRLLIGESLA, translated from the coding sequence ATGCAAAAAAGACTTAACATTAAGCAGGCCGCCCCGGACGCACTAAAAGCGATGATCGGCCTTGAAAGCTACCTTTCAAAGATTTCCATATCCAAGACAGCCAAAGAACTCATAAAGATACGTGCCTCGCAGATCAACGGCTGTGCCTACTGCATCAACATCCATACCCAGGACGCCGTTAAAAACGGCGAGTCAAACCAGCGCATTTTTCTCTTGAGTGCCTGGAGGGAAGCCGGGGACATTTTTACAGCAGAGGAAAAAGCAGTACTGGCGGTAACCGAAGAAATAACGCTGATCCATGAGAATGGACTAACGGATGAAACCTACTCAAAGGCACTGCTGTATTTCAGCGAAAACCAGATAGCAGATATAATAACGGCCGTAATTACCATCAATCTTTGGAACAGGGTTGTTCTCAGCACCCGCCTTCTTATAGGAGAAAGTCTAGCATAA